In one bacterium genomic region, the following are encoded:
- a CDS encoding septum formation initiator family protein, whose translation MKPTLKDKIFDYTRLAFWVGLIATIYVMAALVNLSAKNTAIREKADKIEEENVVLENDIEALRAQISYYQSDAYKERFAREKLGLQTSGEQVVIVGRGDTHKEVDHGADTTSQVTLPQKSHLEEWGDFLFGAQ comes from the coding sequence ATGAAGCCAACTCTTAAAGATAAGATTTTTGACTATACTCGCTTAGCATTTTGGGTGGGTCTGATTGCAACAATTTATGTAATGGCTGCATTGGTTAATTTAAGTGCAAAAAATACAGCAATTCGTGAGAAGGCTGATAAAATAGAGGAAGAAAATGTAGTGTTGGAAAATGATATTGAAGCACTGCGTGCCCAGATATCTTACTATCAGAGTGATGCCTATAAAGAGCGATTTGCCCGTGAGAAGCTTGGCTTGCAAACTAGTGGCGAGCAAGTTGTGATTGTTGGTCGTGGTGATACACATAAGGAGGTTGATCATGGTGCAGATACTACATCGCAGGTAACGCTACCGCAGAAATCTCATCTTGAAGAATGGGGTGATTTTCTTTTTGGCGCCCAATAA
- a CDS encoding DUF2207 domain-containing protein, whose amino-acid sequence MGVKMRRLAWVIIVALGLIAPLSAKADSIKSISTDIAVTQDGVANFYEKILYSFDGQRHGIYRKIPYVGQIDEGKYLYFDFALNGVTRGGSEEPAKKVQEGAFQRITIGNPDSRIGGVQEYGVRYSLSPVVRKDPAGDYITLNVHGTGWDVPAQDVSGHINLPAGATVLKQECFTGKQGEKNKDCIIIGSSDNQNSVQVRATKPLPAGEGMTVDLLVQPGSFQEGAFATISNQKPEMDRGNWPGWLANLKSIMNIVALLIALGVTAIFIRRSMARQARRKQETVVAQFEAPAELSPGQVGLISDEVADSREVTAMLIDLARRGHLTIGYEQQKRFFGTKDRFLLTSAKSADKLSTAEQTLLQGVFSGGPTIYVDELKPNDMVKVVSSVRTQLTDSLKLAGLFAEKQRFLSPQNLTEKGYDVWAQAEGLKLYLNVAEKDRMKFAEAPDKTPERFTKLLPYAIALGVEKQWAKQFEGIDIEPATHSWYHGAHSSSPVLFTNMLTSSFSTNVSSHTSPPSSSGGSGGGFSGGGAGGGGGGSW is encoded by the coding sequence ATGGGAGTAAAAATGCGTCGATTGGCTTGGGTTATTATAGTGGCATTAGGTCTGATTGCTCCACTGAGCGCAAAAGCCGATTCAATCAAATCCATATCAACTGATATTGCGGTCACTCAAGATGGTGTAGCTAATTTTTATGAAAAAATACTTTATTCTTTTGATGGTCAAAGGCATGGTATTTATCGAAAGATTCCGTATGTTGGTCAGATTGATGAAGGTAAGTATCTGTATTTTGATTTCGCACTCAATGGCGTTACGCGTGGAGGGTCGGAGGAGCCTGCCAAGAAAGTTCAAGAAGGGGCTTTTCAGCGCATCACGATAGGCAATCCAGATAGTAGAATTGGTGGGGTTCAGGAATACGGCGTGCGGTATAGCCTTAGCCCGGTTGTACGGAAAGATCCAGCTGGAGACTATATTACTTTAAATGTTCATGGTACGGGGTGGGATGTACCAGCTCAAGATGTGAGTGGGCATATTAACTTACCCGCAGGTGCGACCGTCTTAAAGCAAGAGTGTTTTACGGGTAAGCAGGGAGAAAAAAATAAGGATTGTATTATTATTGGGAGCTCGGATAATCAGAATAGTGTGCAGGTACGCGCTACCAAGCCCCTTCCAGCAGGTGAAGGTATGACAGTTGATTTGCTTGTTCAACCGGGGTCATTTCAAGAAGGAGCCTTTGCGACTATAAGCAACCAGAAGCCAGAGATGGACCGGGGCAATTGGCCGGGATGGCTAGCAAATCTGAAAAGTATAATGAATATTGTTGCATTGCTGATTGCTCTTGGGGTGACAGCAATTTTTATTCGTCGTTCGATGGCACGACAAGCCCGTCGTAAGCAAGAAACTGTGGTGGCTCAGTTTGAAGCTCCCGCCGAATTATCGCCAGGCCAAGTGGGCCTGATCTCTGACGAAGTTGCCGATAGTCGTGAGGTAACGGCTATGTTGATAGACCTGGCTCGGCGTGGTCATTTAACTATTGGCTATGAACAGCAAAAGCGCTTTTTCGGCACCAAAGATCGGTTTTTGCTCACATCTGCAAAGAGTGCAGATAAATTATCTACTGCTGAGCAAACTCTTTTGCAGGGTGTCTTTAGTGGCGGTCCAACAATTTATGTTGACGAGTTAAAGCCGAATGATATGGTAAAGGTGGTATCTTCGGTTCGTACACAGTTAACCGATAGCTTAAAGTTGGCTGGATTATTTGCTGAAAAGCAAAGATTCTTATCGCCACAAAACCTTACTGAAAAAGGTTATGATGTTTGGGCACAGGCTGAAGGCCTTAAGCTATATCTTAATGTAGCCGAGAAAGATCGTATGAAGTTTGCCGAAGCTCCAGATAAAACTCCAGAGCGTTTCACTAAATTATTGCCTTACGCCATAGCTCTAGGGGTTGAAAAACAATGGGCCAAACAGTTTGAGGGGATTGATATCGAACCGGCAACACATAGCTGGTATCATGGCGCACATAGTTCGAGTCCGGTCTTGTTTACAAACATGTTAACAAGCTCATTCTCAACTAATGTTTCATCGCATACCTCACCTCCGTCATCGAGCGGTGGGTCTGGTGGTGGGTTTTCTGGTGGTGGCGCTGGTGGCGGCGGCGGCGGTAGCTGGTAG
- a CDS encoding ABC transporter permease, translating into MSKAKKPDTALLKRRIYALHALTVASMKMYFRNKTGVFFTLFIPVILIFVFGFLFQSNDFKTDIAITNYSQTELSQKFVQSLKEVKAFTVKEVSEGEAADLLGRGQIDLQVIVPDTFGQPDPATRSLKPATIQTYYNEGNPQVGQTTNLILSQIVAGFNAQATQAPVVLSVESKGVKTNNLSQIDFFLPGVIAMSIMQLGIFAVAFAFVAYKTTGQLRRIQATPTRPMYFVVAQGTSRLIISVVQVLLLLALGMWIFDAHMIGSLLSFLFVAALGSAVFLGIGFAIAGWARDENQATPVAQLIQFPMLFLSGVFFPREGLPQWLESITRLLPLTFLVDALRKIATEGASLWALHSELLGLLVWGVIIYIIATLVFRWE; encoded by the coding sequence ATGAGTAAAGCCAAAAAGCCCGATACTGCACTTTTGAAGCGTCGAATATATGCGCTTCATGCCCTAACGGTTGCCAGTATGAAGATGTACTTCCGCAATAAGACTGGTGTATTTTTTACATTGTTTATTCCAGTGATTCTGATATTTGTGTTTGGCTTTTTGTTTCAGAGTAATGACTTTAAGACTGATATAGCAATTACAAATTACAGCCAGACGGAGCTATCGCAAAAGTTTGTCCAATCCTTAAAAGAGGTTAAGGCTTTTACTGTAAAGGAAGTAAGTGAAGGGGAAGCGGCTGATTTACTGGGGCGAGGCCAGATAGACTTGCAAGTGATTGTGCCGGATACATTTGGTCAGCCCGACCCAGCCACACGCAGCCTGAAGCCAGCCACTATTCAGACCTACTATAATGAAGGGAATCCGCAGGTTGGCCAGACAACAAACTTAATTTTATCGCAGATAGTAGCTGGCTTTAATGCGCAGGCCACTCAGGCGCCAGTGGTTTTGAGTGTGGAGTCTAAAGGTGTTAAGACTAATAATTTATCACAAATTGATTTCTTTTTACCTGGCGTGATTGCCATGTCGATTATGCAATTAGGGATATTTGCCGTAGCTTTTGCCTTTGTAGCTTACAAAACAACTGGCCAGCTACGTCGCATACAAGCTACTCCAACTCGCCCAATGTATTTTGTTGTGGCGCAAGGCACTAGCCGGCTTATCATATCGGTTGTGCAAGTTTTATTACTTTTGGCGCTTGGGATGTGGATTTTTGACGCTCACATGATTGGCTCACTCCTAAGCTTTCTTTTTGTGGCAGCTTTGGGATCGGCAGTATTTTTAGGTATTGGCTTTGCAATAGCGGGCTGGGCACGAGATGAAAACCAGGCCACACCGGTAGCGCAGTTAATTCAATTCCCCATGCTGTTTTTATCTGGCGTATTCTTTCCGCGCGAAGGATTGCCACAGTGGCTAGAGAGTATCACAAGACTATTGCCACTAACATTTCTGGTTGATGCTTTGCGTAAAATTGCTACCGAAGGAGCCAGCCTTTGGGCACTACACTCAGAGCTCCTTGGGCTTTTGGTGTGGGGTGTAATTATATATATTATTGCAACACTAGTGTTCCGATGGGAGTAA
- a CDS encoding ABC transporter ATP-binding protein: MALITVKNLHKSYDDFEAVRGVSFAVKKGEVFGILGPNGAGKTTTLEMMEGMREITSGSIVIDGTDVAKDPYEVKEKIGVQLQSSSFFEKLSLVEILHLFSNLYDQNKDPKELLEEVDLTEKSKAQAKELSGGQRQRFSIAAALVNDPIVLFLDEPTTGLDPQARRNLWELVRQIQASGKTVIITTHYMDEAEYLCDRIAIMDEGKIVALDTPENLIKSLLKRGFKPHRQVAPATLEDVFIDLTGKELRE; encoded by the coding sequence ATGGCACTAATTACCGTCAAGAATTTACATAAAAGCTACGATGACTTCGAAGCAGTTCGGGGGGTGAGCTTCGCAGTGAAAAAGGGTGAAGTCTTTGGTATATTGGGGCCGAACGGTGCAGGTAAAACTACCACTTTAGAAATGATGGAGGGGATGCGCGAGATTACTTCTGGGTCGATTGTAATTGATGGGACGGATGTGGCAAAAGATCCGTATGAAGTCAAAGAGAAGATTGGTGTACAGCTACAAAGCTCTAGTTTTTTTGAAAAGCTATCTTTAGTTGAGATTTTACATCTATTTTCTAATCTGTATGATCAAAATAAAGACCCCAAGGAACTCTTAGAGGAAGTTGACTTAACTGAAAAATCAAAGGCTCAAGCTAAAGAGCTTTCGGGTGGCCAACGACAGCGTTTTTCGATTGCTGCCGCACTAGTTAATGATCCGATTGTTTTATTTTTAGATGAGCCAACTACCGGGCTGGATCCGCAGGCTAGGCGTAATCTTTGGGAGTTGGTTCGCCAGATCCAAGCTTCTGGCAAGACGGTTATTATTACTACCCATTATATGGATGAGGCAGAATATTTGTGTGATCGAATTGCGATTATGGATGAAGGTAAGATTGTAGCTCTTGATACACCAGAAAATCTAATTAAGTCATTATTAAAGCGAGGCTTTAAACCGCATCGCCAGGTAGCTCCAGCAACACTTGAGGATGTATTTATTGATTTAACTGGTAAGGAATTGCGGGAATGA
- a CDS encoding polymer-forming cytoskeletal protein: protein MKSPKILISLIIALFVVLFSVGIARAADTLAELSADQTINGIYIRAADKILIKGTVQGDVIVAGGEVEIDGSVKGSVYAVAEKVVVRGRVDGNIHVAGADVEVSSQDSASVFLAGSTVQLGEQASIQNLFAAGGELSIRGDVDQSIYVAGTEVVIAGKTGGDVTVAGEKITVQGSSEIGGNLNYSSQNQVAIENDRSIQGSIKRAEPDRATSTQERIMIQLVDLVYWLIANILIASVLLYVAPKLFFSTATGLNRRLFYDCLKAVALVVIVPIVLILMLFTIIGIPLAAVLALLFILVLVMAPTASANFIGRLIMEKLQSNNKNTKTASYTTELVATIIGFVTLAVVGLVPVLGAVISLTAFILGVALIGGRGMDILRPERTKEMSIKPSAIKSNG, encoded by the coding sequence ATGAAATCCCCAAAAATCCTAATTAGCTTAATTATTGCTTTATTTGTGGTACTATTTTCGGTTGGCATTGCGCGAGCTGCCGATACTTTGGCTGAACTATCAGCCGACCAAACAATAAATGGTATCTATATTAGAGCTGCTGACAAAATATTGATTAAGGGGACTGTGCAGGGTGATGTGATAGTCGCCGGTGGTGAAGTTGAGATTGATGGCTCGGTTAAGGGGAGTGTTTATGCGGTGGCAGAAAAGGTGGTCGTTAGGGGGAGGGTTGACGGCAATATTCATGTTGCTGGTGCTGATGTGGAGGTTAGCTCTCAGGATTCAGCTTCAGTTTTTCTTGCCGGTAGCACTGTTCAGCTGGGCGAGCAAGCTAGTATTCAGAATTTGTTTGCTGCTGGTGGCGAACTTTCAATACGCGGTGACGTGGATCAAAGCATTTATGTAGCTGGCACCGAGGTGGTAATAGCGGGCAAGACTGGTGGAGATGTTACGGTTGCGGGTGAGAAAATCACCGTTCAGGGATCGAGTGAGATTGGAGGAAATCTTAACTATAGTTCACAAAATCAGGTTGCTATCGAGAACGATCGTTCAATTCAGGGTTCTATTAAGCGGGCTGAGCCAGATCGTGCTACTTCAACTCAAGAGCGTATCATGATTCAGTTGGTAGATTTGGTGTATTGGCTAATTGCTAATATATTGATTGCCAGCGTATTGCTTTATGTTGCGCCAAAACTATTTTTCAGTACCGCTACTGGTCTTAATAGGAGACTATTTTATGATTGCCTTAAGGCTGTGGCATTGGTGGTGATTGTACCAATAGTGTTAATCTTGATGCTATTTACGATTATCGGCATACCATTAGCTGCCGTGTTGGCGCTACTATTTATATTAGTACTTGTGATGGCTCCTACAGCTAGCGCTAACTTTATTGGTAGGCTAATTATGGAAAAGCTTCAGTCAAATAATAAAAATACAAAGACAGCCAGCTACACTACTGAGCTAGTTGCTACGATAATTGGGTTTGTAACTTTAGCGGTAGTCGGCTTAGTGCCGGTACTTGGTGCAGTTATTAGTTTGACGGCTTTCATTTTGGGGGTAGCATTAATTGGCGGTAGAGGTATGGATATTTTGAGGCCAGAGCGGACAAAAGAGATGTCTATCAAGCCTTCGGCAATAAAAAGTAATGGGTGA
- the lexA gene encoding transcriptional repressor LexA — protein MIRKPLTKKQKRTLDYVSSFIEQHGYSPSYREIANGLKLNSVATVAQHIDSLVAKGLLTKGNNSARSLLPVGEVEAATITDSGMRLPILGLIAAGSPIETVSGHPDTLEVPPFMVGKRNSYVLQVKGQSMINDGIHSGDYVVVQEKEVPSNGEVVVALVNGSEATLKRYYKEAGRVRLQPANDTMDPIYITPDMDLQIQGVVIGLIRKYN, from the coding sequence ATGATCCGCAAACCACTTACTAAAAAACAAAAGCGAACACTAGATTATGTTTCGTCTTTTATCGAGCAACACGGCTACTCACCAAGCTACCGTGAGATTGCTAATGGACTAAAGCTTAATTCTGTCGCTACTGTCGCCCAGCATATCGACTCGCTTGTCGCAAAGGGCCTTCTAACTAAAGGAAATAACTCTGCTCGTTCCCTCCTCCCAGTTGGCGAAGTTGAGGCCGCTACTATTACCGACTCTGGTATGCGCCTGCCTATTTTAGGACTCATCGCTGCTGGTTCGCCAATTGAAACCGTCTCTGGCCATCCAGATACTCTGGAAGTTCCACCTTTCATGGTTGGAAAACGCAATAGCTACGTCTTGCAAGTTAAGGGGCAGTCTATGATTAACGACGGCATCCACAGCGGAGACTATGTAGTGGTGCAAGAAAAAGAAGTGCCCTCTAACGGTGAAGTCGTAGTGGCACTAGTTAATGGCTCGGAGGCTACCCTCAAGCGCTACTATAAAGAAGCTGGTCGAGTACGTCTGCAGCCCGCCAACGATACTATGGACCCCATTTATATAACACCAGATATGGATCTCCAAATTCAAGGAGTAGTAATTGGTCTAATCCGTAAGTATAACTAG
- a CDS encoding NADP-dependent malic enzyme, protein MDPIEYHKKYHGKIHIEANAELTPESLTAFYTPGVALVSKEIIENPERVRELTSTAGAVAVVSDGSAVLGLGNVGPRAALPVMEGKAMLFRELGGVNAWPIVLATQDAEEVVRTVRAIAPGFGGINLEDIAAPACFEIERRLQEELDIPVVHDDQHATAIVVLAGLYNALKVVGKDLAQCKVVVNGAGAAGSGIARLLHAAGVGELLVVDSKGILSTNRTDLSSEKLALAQISSTQQMGDLRDASNGADVLIGVSVAGAFNERIIRAMNSEPIIFALANPEPEILPEDAKKAGATVVATGRSDFPNQINNVLVFPGLFRGLMAARKKNITVDDKLRVAQALADIIDEPTVDNIVPDVFDKRVASCVAQAIIGGTI, encoded by the coding sequence ATCGATCCGATTGAATATCACAAAAAGTATCATGGCAAGATCCACATTGAAGCTAATGCCGAACTCACGCCCGAGTCTTTGACGGCCTTTTATACGCCGGGGGTTGCTTTGGTTTCCAAAGAAATTATTGAAAATCCAGAGCGTGTTCGGGAGCTAACCAGTACAGCTGGGGCAGTCGCAGTAGTTAGTGACGGCTCGGCGGTGTTGGGGTTAGGCAATGTGGGGCCGCGGGCCGCTTTGCCGGTGATGGAAGGTAAGGCGATGTTGTTTCGCGAGCTGGGTGGGGTGAACGCCTGGCCAATTGTGCTGGCAACGCAGGATGCGGAAGAAGTGGTACGGACGGTGCGTGCGATCGCGCCAGGCTTTGGTGGGATAAATTTAGAAGATATCGCAGCGCCAGCTTGTTTTGAGATTGAGCGACGCCTGCAAGAAGAGCTAGATATTCCGGTGGTGCATGACGATCAGCATGCCACGGCCATTGTTGTACTGGCAGGGTTATATAATGCCTTAAAGGTGGTGGGTAAGGATTTGGCGCAGTGCAAGGTGGTGGTGAATGGTGCTGGAGCAGCTGGATCGGGTATAGCGCGATTGTTGCATGCTGCGGGTGTGGGTGAGTTATTGGTGGTTGATTCAAAAGGTATTTTATCGACCAATCGTACGGATTTATCTTCTGAGAAGCTTGCATTAGCTCAGATTAGTTCCACTCAACAAATGGGCGACTTGCGAGATGCCTCAAATGGAGCAGATGTACTGATTGGTGTTTCGGTGGCGGGAGCTTTTAATGAGCGGATTATCCGAGCTATGAATAGTGAGCCAATTATTTTTGCGCTGGCAAATCCGGAGCCAGAAATATTGCCGGAAGATGCTAAAAAAGCTGGTGCTACAGTTGTGGCTACTGGTCGATCGGACTTTCCGAACCAGATCAATAATGTGTTGGTGTTTCCTGGATTATTTCGCGGCTTGATGGCTGCTCGAAAGAAAAATATTACAGTAGACGATAAGTTGCGCGTTGCTCAAGCCTTGGCGGACATCATTGACGAGCCTACGGTTGATAACATAGTGCCGGATGTTTTTGATAAACGAGTCGCCTCCTGCGTTGCTCAGGCCATTATAGGTGGTACAATATAG
- a CDS encoding DUF2177 family protein — MQKKITSFAICLTVFLALHYTWTQWAADGIYSRALEPYATAGFSAVWFMVFGLFFTAGLVWLALFSGDKRAGMGKSLLRAGIYGLAIFGLSNIRNLQLFSDWQLGISIIDTVWGVVVATTSVALTIIILEKLNEKKIGARHRSD, encoded by the coding sequence ATGCAAAAGAAGATAACTTCATTCGCCATATGCCTGACTGTCTTTTTGGCTCTACACTATACCTGGACGCAATGGGCGGCAGATGGGATATATAGTCGTGCACTAGAGCCCTATGCAACGGCTGGGTTCTCGGCAGTATGGTTTATGGTTTTTGGACTATTTTTTACGGCTGGGCTAGTTTGGTTAGCATTGTTTTCTGGCGATAAGCGAGCTGGTATGGGCAAATCGCTCCTGCGAGCTGGAATTTATGGCTTAGCAATATTTGGCCTCAGCAATATTAGAAATTTACAGCTTTTTTCTGACTGGCAGCTTGGTATTTCTATAATTGACACTGTGTGGGGTGTGGTTGTCGCCACAACTAGCGTGGCCTTAACAATAATTATTTTAGAGAAGCTAAATGAGAAAAAGATAGGAGCCCGACATCGATCCGATTGA
- a CDS encoding O-antigen ligase family protein, protein MREKIHNILKYIRSNPDLTLLQGMVLVLPFERIPSIDVSFITLRPSLFIGGLLILRGLWILIKSRKSGWLPIEIVLLGLFILWVSLIIPISINQIRAIQVVLYTVFAIGVGISVFYLWKNIGELSRRKVIITLYIAAIITSVFGIYQYFGDFFGLNSSWTGLSERYSWRVFGFARIQSTGLEPLYFGSYLLLPTLLLINEVLYRKKIIRYSGVVLTLFIATLSLTLSRGAIYGLIGALILTFVCTAIYRRKLVSGRLVRVALAIAIGFILALSCIQLFNRTPLISDSPAEGKKAAGAYVQQLTNSGVEGSGDDRSRFRLKAIRLSTSDMNVLLFGIGPGQFGPYIQGPNAVGGWAIVNNLPLEILLETGLVGLILLLTLIILLVRQSIMYLRRPNSRDTYLVAGLLTYIFSQLIQAQTFSTLYIMHIWVAIGLLMGVVVSNKDNLNGQAKKIKNTTSKN, encoded by the coding sequence ATGAGAGAAAAGATACATAACATTTTAAAATACATTCGTAGCAATCCAGATCTCACTCTTTTGCAGGGGATGGTGTTAGTGCTACCTTTTGAGCGAATACCATCTATAGATGTATCCTTTATAACTTTGAGACCTAGTTTATTTATTGGTGGATTATTAATCTTGCGAGGACTGTGGATTCTTATTAAGTCCAGGAAATCTGGTTGGCTACCCATTGAAATAGTATTATTAGGCTTATTTATATTATGGGTTAGCCTAATAATACCTATATCAATTAATCAAATCAGGGCTATTCAAGTAGTTCTGTATACGGTATTTGCTATTGGTGTGGGGATTAGTGTCTTTTATTTATGGAAAAACATTGGTGAATTATCTAGAAGAAAGGTAATAATTACTTTATATATTGCCGCAATCATAACTTCTGTATTTGGAATATATCAATATTTTGGTGATTTTTTTGGGCTCAACTCTTCTTGGACTGGCCTTTCAGAAAGGTATAGCTGGAGGGTATTTGGCTTTGCGCGTATACAGTCTACAGGGCTAGAGCCGTTATATTTTGGCTCATATTTGTTGTTACCAACACTATTATTGATAAATGAAGTTTTATATAGAAAAAAAATAATCAGATATAGTGGGGTAGTCTTAACATTATTTATTGCCACTTTAAGCCTCACTCTATCGAGGGGGGCAATTTATGGTTTAATTGGAGCACTTATCTTAACTTTTGTTTGCACTGCTATCTACAGGAGAAAGCTTGTATCGGGCAGATTGGTAAGAGTTGCGCTTGCTATTGCTATTGGATTTATACTAGCACTATCCTGCATCCAGCTCTTTAATCGCACTCCATTAATAAGTGATAGCCCCGCCGAAGGCAAGAAAGCTGCAGGCGCTTATGTGCAACAGCTTACAAATTCTGGAGTGGAAGGATCTGGTGATGATAGGAGTCGTTTTCGCCTAAAGGCAATTCGTCTGTCTACATCGGACATGAATGTTTTACTGTTTGGAATTGGACCAGGGCAATTTGGCCCCTATATTCAAGGGCCTAATGCCGTAGGTGGGTGGGCAATAGTCAATAATTTACCACTAGAGATCTTACTAGAGACTGGACTTGTGGGATTAATTTTATTATTGACATTGATTATTCTATTGGTGCGACAGTCAATAATGTACTTACGTAGGCCAAACAGTCGCGATACTTATTTAGTGGCAGGATTGCTTACTTATATCTTTTCACAATTAATCCAAGCACAAACTTTTTCCACGCTCTACATCATGCATATTTGGGTGGCGATTGGGCTGCTGATGGGGGTTGTTGTGTCAAATAAGGATAATCTTAATGGCCAGGCTAAAAAGATTAAGAATACAACTAGTAAAAATTAA
- a CDS encoding glycosyltransferase family 2 protein has product MRLSIIYVNYNTEDLLIDSLKSLKKNLSLKLDDYEVLVIDNASKQLNKKRIKRVCKDAKIIELRKNYGFGQGNNKGVGLAEGEYIWLLNTDTLVPKENNLHKLLDFLSSNRDYAAALPLLTDEQGSIQPTQIDDFPSLYRLIVLKPFRFFSRLLMSKKNAMPAVDQDVDVAVAAALVISKKVFQQIDGFDGRYFMYYEDTDLCKAVAAAGYKIRFFPSAHIIHLWGRSISSSSSRKKYYYESQNKYFKKWHGAVAAAVLRIFRAPLYIKNVILAGTNERKDT; this is encoded by the coding sequence ATGCGATTATCAATTATTTATGTTAACTACAACACAGAAGATTTATTGATAGATAGCCTAAAAAGCCTAAAAAAGAATTTAAGTTTAAAGCTCGATGACTATGAAGTATTAGTTATTGATAATGCATCCAAGCAGCTTAACAAAAAAAGAATTAAGCGAGTATGTAAAGATGCTAAGATTATTGAGCTTAGAAAAAACTACGGCTTTGGTCAGGGGAACAATAAAGGGGTGGGTCTAGCAGAAGGGGAATATATTTGGCTCCTCAACACAGACACACTCGTGCCTAAAGAAAATAATCTACATAAATTACTAGACTTTCTTAGTAGTAATCGAGATTATGCTGCGGCATTACCACTACTCACCGATGAGCAAGGATCTATACAGCCAACACAGATAGACGACTTTCCTTCGCTTTACAGACTTATAGTGTTAAAACCATTCAGATTTTTTAGTAGGTTATTAATGAGTAAAAAAAATGCTATGCCGGCTGTAGATCAGGATGTAGATGTTGCGGTTGCGGCGGCACTTGTGATCTCTAAGAAGGTTTTTCAGCAGATAGATGGTTTTGATGGGCGCTACTTCATGTATTATGAAGATACAGACTTGTGTAAAGCAGTTGCTGCGGCTGGTTATAAAATTAGGTTTTTTCCTTCTGCCCACATAATACATTTATGGGGAAGAAGTATTTCTTCGTCCTCCAGTAGAAAAAAATACTACTATGAATCACAAAATAAATACTTCAAAAAGTGGCATGGAGCAGTTGCTGCGGCAGTATTACGGATATTTCGTGCACCACTCTATATTAAAAATGTAATTTTAGCTGGAACAAATGAGAGAAAAGATACATAA
- a CDS encoding glycosyltransferase family 2 protein, producing MVKSKVTVVLVNWNGVEIISAALDSLKVQTFKNFEIIVVDNSSQDDSINFIAKNYPDVHVIAESKNHGFAEAVNIAIRDVHTEYFALLNTDAIAHEDWLKQLVKIADADDRLAVVTSASILPDGKTIDALGDDMSCWGIASPRMRGKSVASVKKQSSQEIFSGSGGYSLYRTKVWREIGGFDSLFFMYYEDVDYCYRARLKGYSIGLAPKALITHGLGVSSSKRGRNFSRRYVIRNAQYVYWKNTPSGIIYRTVAKFCIANIYMIVAAIKSLAFREVFLAYLEFVRAVPRIRRERIHIQSERKVNWLDIYSVMSPKWPFGRGDN from the coding sequence ATGGTTAAATCTAAAGTTACTGTGGTTTTGGTTAATTGGAATGGGGTGGAGATTATTTCAGCTGCTCTGGATTCTTTAAAAGTACAGACGTTTAAGAACTTTGAGATAATAGTTGTAGACAATAGCTCTCAAGATGACTCCATTAATTTTATCGCCAAAAACTACCCAGATGTGCATGTGATAGCTGAGAGTAAAAACCATGGGTTTGCTGAAGCAGTTAACATTGCTATTAGGGATGTTCATACAGAGTATTTTGCGTTACTGAATACAGATGCTATTGCTCATGAAGATTGGTTAAAACAGCTTGTAAAGATTGCTGATGCCGATGATAGATTGGCCGTTGTGACATCTGCATCTATATTGCCTGACGGAAAGACAATTGACGCATTGGGTGATGATATGAGCTGTTGGGGAATTGCTTCTCCAAGAATGAGAGGAAAGAGTGTTGCTTCTGTAAAAAAACAATCTAGCCAGGAAATATTTTCTGGATCGGGAGGCTATTCTCTTTATCGGACTAAAGTATGGCGCGAAATTGGAGGTTTTGATAGTCTATTTTTTATGTATTACGAGGATGTAGATTATTGCTATCGAGCTCGTCTCAAAGGCTACAGCATCGGATTAGCTCCCAAGGCCTTAATTACACATGGTCTGGGTGTATCTTCGAGTAAGCGAGGGAGAAATTTTTCTCGCCGCTATGTAATACGAAATGCTCAATATGTATATTGGAAAAATACTCCATCTGGAATAATATATCGCACAGTGGCTAAATTCTGCATAGCTAATATTTATATGATTGTAGCTGCCATCAAATCTTTGGCATTTAGAGAAGTATTTTTGGCATACCTCGAATTTGTTAGAGCGGTACCTCGCATCCGCAGAGAAAGAATACACATCCAATCCGAGAGAAAGGTTAACTGGCTAGATATCTACAGTGTCATGTCTCCAAAGTGGCCATTTGGGAGAGGGGATAATTAA